One genomic segment of Sminthopsis crassicaudata isolate SCR6 chromosome 4, ASM4859323v1, whole genome shotgun sequence includes these proteins:
- the STRADA gene encoding STE20-related kinase adapter protein alpha isoform X1: MSFLVSKPERIRRWVSEKFIVEGLRDLELFGEQPPGDARRKTNDSSSESIASSPKQDTMSSFLPEGRCYELLRIIGKGFEELMTVNLARYKPTGEHVTIRRINLEACTNEMVTYLQGELHVSKLFNHPNIVPYRATFIADNELWVVTSFMAYGSAKDLICSQFMDGMNELAIAYILQGVLKALDYIHHMGYVHRSVKASHILISADGKVYLSGLRSSLSMISHGQRQRVVHDFPKYSIKVLPWLSPEVLQQNLQGYDAKSDIYSVGITACELANGHVPFKDMPATQMLLEKLNGTVPCLLDTTTIPAEELTMNTSRSGANSGLNESLAASTTRNSNGDSPPHPYHRTFSPHFHHFVEQCLQRSPDLRPSASTLLNHSFFKQIKRRASEALPELLRPVTPITNFEGSQPQDPSGIFGLVSGLDELEMDDWDF; the protein is encoded by the exons ATGTCTTTTCTTGTAAGTAAACCAGAGCGAATTAGG cgGTGGGTCTCGGAAAAGTTCATTGTTGAGGGCTTAAGAGATTTGGAACTATTTGGAG AGCAGCCTCCGGGTGACGCTCGGAGAAaa aCCAATGACTCGAGCTCAGAATCGATAGCATCCTCCCCTAAACAGGACACCATGAGCAGTTTTCTGCCAGAGGGCAGGTGTTATGAACTGCTCAGAATCATAG GCAAAGGGTTTGAAGAGTTGATGACAGTGAATTTAGCCAGGTACAAACCAACAGGAGAACATGTCACAATACGGAGGATTAACCTAGAGGCTTGTACCAATGAGATGGTGACATACTTACAG GGAGAACTTCATGTCTCTAAGCTCTTCAACCATCCCAACATTGTGCCATATCGAGCCACTTTCATTGCTGACAATGAGCTATGGGTTGTCACTTCCTTCATGGCATATG GTTCTGCAAAGGATCTCATCTGTTCACAATTCATGGATGGCATGAATGAGTTGGCAATTGCCTACATCTTGCAAGGAGTTTTAAAGGCACTAGACTACATCCATCATATGGGCTATGTACACAG GAGTGTTAAAGCCAGCCACATCCTGATCTCAGCTGACGGGAAGGTCTACCTGTCAGGCCTTCGCAGCAGTCTCAGCATGATCAGCCATGGTCAGCGGCAGCGAGTTGTTCATGACTTCCCCAAATACAGCATCAAGGTCCTGCCTTGGCTCAGTCCTGAGGTTCTCCAGCAG AATCTTCAGGGTTATGATGCCAAATCTGACATCTACAGTGTGGGAATCACAGCCTGTGAGCTGGCCAATGGCCACGTCCCCTTTAAGGACATGCCTGCCACCCAG ATGCTTCTGGAAAAGCTAAATGGAACAGTACCCTGCCTGCTGGATACCACCACCATCCCTGCTGAGGAGCTGACCATGAATACCTCACGTTCAGGGGCCAACTCTGGCCTAAATGAGAGTCTTGCTGCCAGCACGACCCGGAACTCAAATGGGGACTCCCCTCCACATCCTTACCATCGCACTTTCTCACCACATTTCCACCACTTTGTGGAGCAATGTCTACAACGCAGTCCTGACCTCAG gCCGAGTGCCAGCACCCTACTGAACCATTCTTTTTTCAAGCAG attaaACGACGTGCCTCAGAGGCCCTACCTGAATTGCTCCGCCCTGTTACGCCCATCACCAACTTTGAAGGCAGCCAACCCCAGGACCCTAGTGGTATCTTTGGCCTAGTATCAGGCCTGGATGAGCTGGAGATGGACGACTGGGATTTCTGA
- the STRADA gene encoding STE20-related kinase adapter protein alpha isoform X2 — translation MSFLRWVSEKFIVEGLRDLELFGEQPPGDARRKTNDSSSESIASSPKQDTMSSFLPEGRCYELLRIIGKGFEELMTVNLARYKPTGEHVTIRRINLEACTNEMVTYLQGELHVSKLFNHPNIVPYRATFIADNELWVVTSFMAYGSAKDLICSQFMDGMNELAIAYILQGVLKALDYIHHMGYVHRSVKASHILISADGKVYLSGLRSSLSMISHGQRQRVVHDFPKYSIKVLPWLSPEVLQQNLQGYDAKSDIYSVGITACELANGHVPFKDMPATQMLLEKLNGTVPCLLDTTTIPAEELTMNTSRSGANSGLNESLAASTTRNSNGDSPPHPYHRTFSPHFHHFVEQCLQRSPDLRPSASTLLNHSFFKQIKRRASEALPELLRPVTPITNFEGSQPQDPSGIFGLVSGLDELEMDDWDF, via the exons ATGTCTTTTCTT cgGTGGGTCTCGGAAAAGTTCATTGTTGAGGGCTTAAGAGATTTGGAACTATTTGGAG AGCAGCCTCCGGGTGACGCTCGGAGAAaa aCCAATGACTCGAGCTCAGAATCGATAGCATCCTCCCCTAAACAGGACACCATGAGCAGTTTTCTGCCAGAGGGCAGGTGTTATGAACTGCTCAGAATCATAG GCAAAGGGTTTGAAGAGTTGATGACAGTGAATTTAGCCAGGTACAAACCAACAGGAGAACATGTCACAATACGGAGGATTAACCTAGAGGCTTGTACCAATGAGATGGTGACATACTTACAG GGAGAACTTCATGTCTCTAAGCTCTTCAACCATCCCAACATTGTGCCATATCGAGCCACTTTCATTGCTGACAATGAGCTATGGGTTGTCACTTCCTTCATGGCATATG GTTCTGCAAAGGATCTCATCTGTTCACAATTCATGGATGGCATGAATGAGTTGGCAATTGCCTACATCTTGCAAGGAGTTTTAAAGGCACTAGACTACATCCATCATATGGGCTATGTACACAG GAGTGTTAAAGCCAGCCACATCCTGATCTCAGCTGACGGGAAGGTCTACCTGTCAGGCCTTCGCAGCAGTCTCAGCATGATCAGCCATGGTCAGCGGCAGCGAGTTGTTCATGACTTCCCCAAATACAGCATCAAGGTCCTGCCTTGGCTCAGTCCTGAGGTTCTCCAGCAG AATCTTCAGGGTTATGATGCCAAATCTGACATCTACAGTGTGGGAATCACAGCCTGTGAGCTGGCCAATGGCCACGTCCCCTTTAAGGACATGCCTGCCACCCAG ATGCTTCTGGAAAAGCTAAATGGAACAGTACCCTGCCTGCTGGATACCACCACCATCCCTGCTGAGGAGCTGACCATGAATACCTCACGTTCAGGGGCCAACTCTGGCCTAAATGAGAGTCTTGCTGCCAGCACGACCCGGAACTCAAATGGGGACTCCCCTCCACATCCTTACCATCGCACTTTCTCACCACATTTCCACCACTTTGTGGAGCAATGTCTACAACGCAGTCCTGACCTCAG gCCGAGTGCCAGCACCCTACTGAACCATTCTTTTTTCAAGCAG attaaACGACGTGCCTCAGAGGCCCTACCTGAATTGCTCCGCCCTGTTACGCCCATCACCAACTTTGAAGGCAGCCAACCCCAGGACCCTAGTGGTATCTTTGGCCTAGTATCAGGCCTGGATGAGCTGGAGATGGACGACTGGGATTTCTGA
- the STRADA gene encoding STE20-related kinase adapter protein alpha isoform X5 — protein sequence MSFLVSKPERIRRWVSEKFIVEGLRDLELFGGKGFEELMTVNLARYKPTGEHVTIRRINLEACTNEMVTYLQGELHVSKLFNHPNIVPYRATFIADNELWVVTSFMAYGSAKDLICSQFMDGMNELAIAYILQGVLKALDYIHHMGYVHRSVKASHILISADGKVYLSGLRSSLSMISHGQRQRVVHDFPKYSIKVLPWLSPEVLQQNLQGYDAKSDIYSVGITACELANGHVPFKDMPATQMLLEKLNGTVPCLLDTTTIPAEELTMNTSRSGANSGLNESLAASTTRNSNGDSPPHPYHRTFSPHFHHFVEQCLQRSPDLRPSASTLLNHSFFKQIKRRASEALPELLRPVTPITNFEGSQPQDPSGIFGLVSGLDELEMDDWDF from the exons ATGTCTTTTCTTGTAAGTAAACCAGAGCGAATTAGG cgGTGGGTCTCGGAAAAGTTCATTGTTGAGGGCTTAAGAGATTTGGAACTATTTGGAG GCAAAGGGTTTGAAGAGTTGATGACAGTGAATTTAGCCAGGTACAAACCAACAGGAGAACATGTCACAATACGGAGGATTAACCTAGAGGCTTGTACCAATGAGATGGTGACATACTTACAG GGAGAACTTCATGTCTCTAAGCTCTTCAACCATCCCAACATTGTGCCATATCGAGCCACTTTCATTGCTGACAATGAGCTATGGGTTGTCACTTCCTTCATGGCATATG GTTCTGCAAAGGATCTCATCTGTTCACAATTCATGGATGGCATGAATGAGTTGGCAATTGCCTACATCTTGCAAGGAGTTTTAAAGGCACTAGACTACATCCATCATATGGGCTATGTACACAG GAGTGTTAAAGCCAGCCACATCCTGATCTCAGCTGACGGGAAGGTCTACCTGTCAGGCCTTCGCAGCAGTCTCAGCATGATCAGCCATGGTCAGCGGCAGCGAGTTGTTCATGACTTCCCCAAATACAGCATCAAGGTCCTGCCTTGGCTCAGTCCTGAGGTTCTCCAGCAG AATCTTCAGGGTTATGATGCCAAATCTGACATCTACAGTGTGGGAATCACAGCCTGTGAGCTGGCCAATGGCCACGTCCCCTTTAAGGACATGCCTGCCACCCAG ATGCTTCTGGAAAAGCTAAATGGAACAGTACCCTGCCTGCTGGATACCACCACCATCCCTGCTGAGGAGCTGACCATGAATACCTCACGTTCAGGGGCCAACTCTGGCCTAAATGAGAGTCTTGCTGCCAGCACGACCCGGAACTCAAATGGGGACTCCCCTCCACATCCTTACCATCGCACTTTCTCACCACATTTCCACCACTTTGTGGAGCAATGTCTACAACGCAGTCCTGACCTCAG gCCGAGTGCCAGCACCCTACTGAACCATTCTTTTTTCAAGCAG attaaACGACGTGCCTCAGAGGCCCTACCTGAATTGCTCCGCCCTGTTACGCCCATCACCAACTTTGAAGGCAGCCAACCCCAGGACCCTAGTGGTATCTTTGGCCTAGTATCAGGCCTGGATGAGCTGGAGATGGACGACTGGGATTTCTGA
- the STRADA gene encoding STE20-related kinase adapter protein alpha isoform X6 — protein sequence MSFLRWVSEKFIVEGLRDLELFGGKGFEELMTVNLARYKPTGEHVTIRRINLEACTNEMVTYLQGELHVSKLFNHPNIVPYRATFIADNELWVVTSFMAYGSAKDLICSQFMDGMNELAIAYILQGVLKALDYIHHMGYVHRSVKASHILISADGKVYLSGLRSSLSMISHGQRQRVVHDFPKYSIKVLPWLSPEVLQQNLQGYDAKSDIYSVGITACELANGHVPFKDMPATQMLLEKLNGTVPCLLDTTTIPAEELTMNTSRSGANSGLNESLAASTTRNSNGDSPPHPYHRTFSPHFHHFVEQCLQRSPDLRPSASTLLNHSFFKQIKRRASEALPELLRPVTPITNFEGSQPQDPSGIFGLVSGLDELEMDDWDF from the exons ATGTCTTTTCTT cgGTGGGTCTCGGAAAAGTTCATTGTTGAGGGCTTAAGAGATTTGGAACTATTTGGAG GCAAAGGGTTTGAAGAGTTGATGACAGTGAATTTAGCCAGGTACAAACCAACAGGAGAACATGTCACAATACGGAGGATTAACCTAGAGGCTTGTACCAATGAGATGGTGACATACTTACAG GGAGAACTTCATGTCTCTAAGCTCTTCAACCATCCCAACATTGTGCCATATCGAGCCACTTTCATTGCTGACAATGAGCTATGGGTTGTCACTTCCTTCATGGCATATG GTTCTGCAAAGGATCTCATCTGTTCACAATTCATGGATGGCATGAATGAGTTGGCAATTGCCTACATCTTGCAAGGAGTTTTAAAGGCACTAGACTACATCCATCATATGGGCTATGTACACAG GAGTGTTAAAGCCAGCCACATCCTGATCTCAGCTGACGGGAAGGTCTACCTGTCAGGCCTTCGCAGCAGTCTCAGCATGATCAGCCATGGTCAGCGGCAGCGAGTTGTTCATGACTTCCCCAAATACAGCATCAAGGTCCTGCCTTGGCTCAGTCCTGAGGTTCTCCAGCAG AATCTTCAGGGTTATGATGCCAAATCTGACATCTACAGTGTGGGAATCACAGCCTGTGAGCTGGCCAATGGCCACGTCCCCTTTAAGGACATGCCTGCCACCCAG ATGCTTCTGGAAAAGCTAAATGGAACAGTACCCTGCCTGCTGGATACCACCACCATCCCTGCTGAGGAGCTGACCATGAATACCTCACGTTCAGGGGCCAACTCTGGCCTAAATGAGAGTCTTGCTGCCAGCACGACCCGGAACTCAAATGGGGACTCCCCTCCACATCCTTACCATCGCACTTTCTCACCACATTTCCACCACTTTGTGGAGCAATGTCTACAACGCAGTCCTGACCTCAG gCCGAGTGCCAGCACCCTACTGAACCATTCTTTTTTCAAGCAG attaaACGACGTGCCTCAGAGGCCCTACCTGAATTGCTCCGCCCTGTTACGCCCATCACCAACTTTGAAGGCAGCCAACCCCAGGACCCTAGTGGTATCTTTGGCCTAGTATCAGGCCTGGATGAGCTGGAGATGGACGACTGGGATTTCTGA
- the STRADA gene encoding STE20-related kinase adapter protein alpha isoform X8 has protein sequence MSFLVSKPERIRRWVSEKFIVEGLRDLELFGEQPPGDARRKTNDSSSESIASSPKQDTMSSFLPEGRCYELLRIIGKGFEELMTVNLARYKPTGEHVTIRRINLEACTNEMVTYLQGELHVSKLFNHPNIVPYRATFIADNELWVVTSFMAYGSAKDLICSQFMDGMNELAIAYILQGVLKALDYIHHMGYVHRSVKASHILISADGKVYLSGLRSSLSMISHGQRQRVVHDFPKYSIKVLPWLSPEVLQQNLQGYDAKSDIYSVGITACELANGHVPFKDMPATQAFHRCFWKS, from the exons ATGTCTTTTCTTGTAAGTAAACCAGAGCGAATTAGG cgGTGGGTCTCGGAAAAGTTCATTGTTGAGGGCTTAAGAGATTTGGAACTATTTGGAG AGCAGCCTCCGGGTGACGCTCGGAGAAaa aCCAATGACTCGAGCTCAGAATCGATAGCATCCTCCCCTAAACAGGACACCATGAGCAGTTTTCTGCCAGAGGGCAGGTGTTATGAACTGCTCAGAATCATAG GCAAAGGGTTTGAAGAGTTGATGACAGTGAATTTAGCCAGGTACAAACCAACAGGAGAACATGTCACAATACGGAGGATTAACCTAGAGGCTTGTACCAATGAGATGGTGACATACTTACAG GGAGAACTTCATGTCTCTAAGCTCTTCAACCATCCCAACATTGTGCCATATCGAGCCACTTTCATTGCTGACAATGAGCTATGGGTTGTCACTTCCTTCATGGCATATG GTTCTGCAAAGGATCTCATCTGTTCACAATTCATGGATGGCATGAATGAGTTGGCAATTGCCTACATCTTGCAAGGAGTTTTAAAGGCACTAGACTACATCCATCATATGGGCTATGTACACAG GAGTGTTAAAGCCAGCCACATCCTGATCTCAGCTGACGGGAAGGTCTACCTGTCAGGCCTTCGCAGCAGTCTCAGCATGATCAGCCATGGTCAGCGGCAGCGAGTTGTTCATGACTTCCCCAAATACAGCATCAAGGTCCTGCCTTGGCTCAGTCCTGAGGTTCTCCAGCAG AATCTTCAGGGTTATGATGCCAAATCTGACATCTACAGTGTGGGAATCACAGCCTGTGAGCTGGCCAATGGCCACGTCCCCTTTAAGGACATGCCTGCCACCCAG GCCTTTCACAGATGCTTCTGGAAAAGCTAA
- the STRADA gene encoding STE20-related kinase adapter protein alpha isoform X3, with the protein MNFSTPEQPPGDARRKTNDSSSESIASSPKQDTMSSFLPEGRCYELLRIIGKGFEELMTVNLARYKPTGEHVTIRRINLEACTNEMVTYLQGELHVSKLFNHPNIVPYRATFIADNELWVVTSFMAYGSAKDLICSQFMDGMNELAIAYILQGVLKALDYIHHMGYVHRSVKASHILISADGKVYLSGLRSSLSMISHGQRQRVVHDFPKYSIKVLPWLSPEVLQQNLQGYDAKSDIYSVGITACELANGHVPFKDMPATQMLLEKLNGTVPCLLDTTTIPAEELTMNTSRSGANSGLNESLAASTTRNSNGDSPPHPYHRTFSPHFHHFVEQCLQRSPDLRPSASTLLNHSFFKQIKRRASEALPELLRPVTPITNFEGSQPQDPSGIFGLVSGLDELEMDDWDF; encoded by the exons ATGAATTTCTCTACTCCAGAGCAGCCTCCGGGTGACGCTCGGAGAAaa aCCAATGACTCGAGCTCAGAATCGATAGCATCCTCCCCTAAACAGGACACCATGAGCAGTTTTCTGCCAGAGGGCAGGTGTTATGAACTGCTCAGAATCATAG GCAAAGGGTTTGAAGAGTTGATGACAGTGAATTTAGCCAGGTACAAACCAACAGGAGAACATGTCACAATACGGAGGATTAACCTAGAGGCTTGTACCAATGAGATGGTGACATACTTACAG GGAGAACTTCATGTCTCTAAGCTCTTCAACCATCCCAACATTGTGCCATATCGAGCCACTTTCATTGCTGACAATGAGCTATGGGTTGTCACTTCCTTCATGGCATATG GTTCTGCAAAGGATCTCATCTGTTCACAATTCATGGATGGCATGAATGAGTTGGCAATTGCCTACATCTTGCAAGGAGTTTTAAAGGCACTAGACTACATCCATCATATGGGCTATGTACACAG GAGTGTTAAAGCCAGCCACATCCTGATCTCAGCTGACGGGAAGGTCTACCTGTCAGGCCTTCGCAGCAGTCTCAGCATGATCAGCCATGGTCAGCGGCAGCGAGTTGTTCATGACTTCCCCAAATACAGCATCAAGGTCCTGCCTTGGCTCAGTCCTGAGGTTCTCCAGCAG AATCTTCAGGGTTATGATGCCAAATCTGACATCTACAGTGTGGGAATCACAGCCTGTGAGCTGGCCAATGGCCACGTCCCCTTTAAGGACATGCCTGCCACCCAG ATGCTTCTGGAAAAGCTAAATGGAACAGTACCCTGCCTGCTGGATACCACCACCATCCCTGCTGAGGAGCTGACCATGAATACCTCACGTTCAGGGGCCAACTCTGGCCTAAATGAGAGTCTTGCTGCCAGCACGACCCGGAACTCAAATGGGGACTCCCCTCCACATCCTTACCATCGCACTTTCTCACCACATTTCCACCACTTTGTGGAGCAATGTCTACAACGCAGTCCTGACCTCAG gCCGAGTGCCAGCACCCTACTGAACCATTCTTTTTTCAAGCAG attaaACGACGTGCCTCAGAGGCCCTACCTGAATTGCTCCGCCCTGTTACGCCCATCACCAACTTTGAAGGCAGCCAACCCCAGGACCCTAGTGGTATCTTTGGCCTAGTATCAGGCCTGGATGAGCTGGAGATGGACGACTGGGATTTCTGA
- the STRADA gene encoding STE20-related kinase adapter protein alpha isoform X4, with translation MKEGRTNDSSSESIASSPKQDTMSSFLPEGRCYELLRIIGKGFEELMTVNLARYKPTGEHVTIRRINLEACTNEMVTYLQGELHVSKLFNHPNIVPYRATFIADNELWVVTSFMAYGSAKDLICSQFMDGMNELAIAYILQGVLKALDYIHHMGYVHRSVKASHILISADGKVYLSGLRSSLSMISHGQRQRVVHDFPKYSIKVLPWLSPEVLQQNLQGYDAKSDIYSVGITACELANGHVPFKDMPATQMLLEKLNGTVPCLLDTTTIPAEELTMNTSRSGANSGLNESLAASTTRNSNGDSPPHPYHRTFSPHFHHFVEQCLQRSPDLRPSASTLLNHSFFKQIKRRASEALPELLRPVTPITNFEGSQPQDPSGIFGLVSGLDELEMDDWDF, from the exons ATGAAAGAGGGAAGg aCCAATGACTCGAGCTCAGAATCGATAGCATCCTCCCCTAAACAGGACACCATGAGCAGTTTTCTGCCAGAGGGCAGGTGTTATGAACTGCTCAGAATCATAG GCAAAGGGTTTGAAGAGTTGATGACAGTGAATTTAGCCAGGTACAAACCAACAGGAGAACATGTCACAATACGGAGGATTAACCTAGAGGCTTGTACCAATGAGATGGTGACATACTTACAG GGAGAACTTCATGTCTCTAAGCTCTTCAACCATCCCAACATTGTGCCATATCGAGCCACTTTCATTGCTGACAATGAGCTATGGGTTGTCACTTCCTTCATGGCATATG GTTCTGCAAAGGATCTCATCTGTTCACAATTCATGGATGGCATGAATGAGTTGGCAATTGCCTACATCTTGCAAGGAGTTTTAAAGGCACTAGACTACATCCATCATATGGGCTATGTACACAG GAGTGTTAAAGCCAGCCACATCCTGATCTCAGCTGACGGGAAGGTCTACCTGTCAGGCCTTCGCAGCAGTCTCAGCATGATCAGCCATGGTCAGCGGCAGCGAGTTGTTCATGACTTCCCCAAATACAGCATCAAGGTCCTGCCTTGGCTCAGTCCTGAGGTTCTCCAGCAG AATCTTCAGGGTTATGATGCCAAATCTGACATCTACAGTGTGGGAATCACAGCCTGTGAGCTGGCCAATGGCCACGTCCCCTTTAAGGACATGCCTGCCACCCAG ATGCTTCTGGAAAAGCTAAATGGAACAGTACCCTGCCTGCTGGATACCACCACCATCCCTGCTGAGGAGCTGACCATGAATACCTCACGTTCAGGGGCCAACTCTGGCCTAAATGAGAGTCTTGCTGCCAGCACGACCCGGAACTCAAATGGGGACTCCCCTCCACATCCTTACCATCGCACTTTCTCACCACATTTCCACCACTTTGTGGAGCAATGTCTACAACGCAGTCCTGACCTCAG gCCGAGTGCCAGCACCCTACTGAACCATTCTTTTTTCAAGCAG attaaACGACGTGCCTCAGAGGCCCTACCTGAATTGCTCCGCCCTGTTACGCCCATCACCAACTTTGAAGGCAGCCAACCCCAGGACCCTAGTGGTATCTTTGGCCTAGTATCAGGCCTGGATGAGCTGGAGATGGACGACTGGGATTTCTGA
- the STRADA gene encoding STE20-related kinase adapter protein alpha isoform X7, producing MSSFLPEGRCYELLRIIGKGFEELMTVNLARYKPTGEHVTIRRINLEACTNEMVTYLQGELHVSKLFNHPNIVPYRATFIADNELWVVTSFMAYGSAKDLICSQFMDGMNELAIAYILQGVLKALDYIHHMGYVHRSVKASHILISADGKVYLSGLRSSLSMISHGQRQRVVHDFPKYSIKVLPWLSPEVLQQNLQGYDAKSDIYSVGITACELANGHVPFKDMPATQMLLEKLNGTVPCLLDTTTIPAEELTMNTSRSGANSGLNESLAASTTRNSNGDSPPHPYHRTFSPHFHHFVEQCLQRSPDLRPSASTLLNHSFFKQIKRRASEALPELLRPVTPITNFEGSQPQDPSGIFGLVSGLDELEMDDWDF from the exons ATGAGCAGTTTTCTGCCAGAGGGCAGGTGTTATGAACTGCTCAGAATCATAG GCAAAGGGTTTGAAGAGTTGATGACAGTGAATTTAGCCAGGTACAAACCAACAGGAGAACATGTCACAATACGGAGGATTAACCTAGAGGCTTGTACCAATGAGATGGTGACATACTTACAG GGAGAACTTCATGTCTCTAAGCTCTTCAACCATCCCAACATTGTGCCATATCGAGCCACTTTCATTGCTGACAATGAGCTATGGGTTGTCACTTCCTTCATGGCATATG GTTCTGCAAAGGATCTCATCTGTTCACAATTCATGGATGGCATGAATGAGTTGGCAATTGCCTACATCTTGCAAGGAGTTTTAAAGGCACTAGACTACATCCATCATATGGGCTATGTACACAG GAGTGTTAAAGCCAGCCACATCCTGATCTCAGCTGACGGGAAGGTCTACCTGTCAGGCCTTCGCAGCAGTCTCAGCATGATCAGCCATGGTCAGCGGCAGCGAGTTGTTCATGACTTCCCCAAATACAGCATCAAGGTCCTGCCTTGGCTCAGTCCTGAGGTTCTCCAGCAG AATCTTCAGGGTTATGATGCCAAATCTGACATCTACAGTGTGGGAATCACAGCCTGTGAGCTGGCCAATGGCCACGTCCCCTTTAAGGACATGCCTGCCACCCAG ATGCTTCTGGAAAAGCTAAATGGAACAGTACCCTGCCTGCTGGATACCACCACCATCCCTGCTGAGGAGCTGACCATGAATACCTCACGTTCAGGGGCCAACTCTGGCCTAAATGAGAGTCTTGCTGCCAGCACGACCCGGAACTCAAATGGGGACTCCCCTCCACATCCTTACCATCGCACTTTCTCACCACATTTCCACCACTTTGTGGAGCAATGTCTACAACGCAGTCCTGACCTCAG gCCGAGTGCCAGCACCCTACTGAACCATTCTTTTTTCAAGCAG attaaACGACGTGCCTCAGAGGCCCTACCTGAATTGCTCCGCCCTGTTACGCCCATCACCAACTTTGAAGGCAGCCAACCCCAGGACCCTAGTGGTATCTTTGGCCTAGTATCAGGCCTGGATGAGCTGGAGATGGACGACTGGGATTTCTGA